In a single window of the Nicotiana tomentosiformis chromosome 8, ASM39032v3, whole genome shotgun sequence genome:
- the LOC104119217 gene encoding uncharacterized protein, producing the protein MAETKQELEPPLFPTSPIPPSATSSMFFLKLMSKRRTWVFLFITVYTILLSLSWNFLKSVLSWYESTVPLNSTSSALYASLVLGVAFGVLSMVAALVVVVPATLVTWISILVLLTFAGKRRKDLVLEGKKMTAEIIGFIIKVLIREGNLVAAICAVLGYFALVRRNKEDGIDY; encoded by the coding sequence ATGGCTGAAACTAAACAAGAATTAGAACCTCCTCTATTCCCAACATCACCAATACCACCATCAGCTACTTCCTCTATGTTTTTCTTAAAACTTATGAGCAAAAGAAGAACATGGGTTTTTCTCTTTATTACAGTTTACACAATCTTGTTATCACTTTCTTGGAATTTTCTCAAATCAGTACTTTCTTGGTACGAATCAACTGTACCCCTTAACTCAACTTCATCAGCTTTGTATGCATCTTTGGTATTAGGAGTTGCTTTTGGGGTTTTATCAATGGTAGCAGCTTTAGTTGTTGTTGTTCCAGCTACACTTGTGACATGGATTAGTATATTGGTTTTATTAACATTTGCTGGAAAAAGGAGAAAGGATTTGGTTTTAGAAGGGAAGAAAATGACTGCTGAGATTATTGGGTTTATAATTAAGGTGTTGATTAGAGAAGGGAATTTAGTTGCTGCAATTTGTGCTGTTCTTGGGTATTTTGCACTTGTGAGAAGAAATAAAGAAGATGGTATTGATTATTGA
- the LOC104119218 gene encoding uncharacterized protein — protein sequence MVVALGPGKFYGSSLPRPRFYSNPNGEQRVDPPVSVLDPLMSWAEEAHWSMGGLSFKRLRLQGRIEGNIKKLKAEREKFEKKPQKKSPVKVCLSSSSSVSPSPPPAPLNLKRKMRLVDESEDENEEEIEKRVEKRGPARKLDADFDRVSVSGLVKGRTRSGRNREAVVEVVNKGKVEGKRLKKGLKSGLVTPASVTRTSPRLSNHGSR from the coding sequence ATGGTTGTAGCCCTAGGTCCGGGAAAGTTCTACGGCAGCAGCTTACCTAGGCCACGGTTTTACTCCAACCCGAATGGCGAACAACGGGTCGATCCACCGGTATCCGTTTTGGATCCATTAATGTCATGGGCAGAGGAAGCTCACTGGTCAATGGGCGGTCTCAGCTTCAAACGCCTCCGTTTACAAGGCCGGATCGAAGGTAACATTAAAAAACTCAAAGCTGAGCGCGAAAAGTTTGAGAAAAAACCCCAAAAGAAGTCGCCTGTAAAGGTTTGTTTGTCATCATCGAGCTCAGTAAGTCCATCTCCTCCCCCTGCTCCGTTGAATTTGAAACGGAAAATGCGATTGGTTGATGAATCGGAGGATGAAAATGAAGAGGAAATTGAGAAGAGAGTGGAAAAAAGGGGCCCAGCTAGGAAATTGGATGCTGATTTTGATAGGGTTTCTGTAAGTGGGTTAGTGAAAGGGAGAACAAGGAGTGGGAGAAATAGAGAGGCGGTGGTTGAGGTAGTAAATAAGGGGAAGGTTGAGGGTAAGAGATTGAAGAAGGGTTTGAAGAGTGGGTTGGTGACACCAGCAAGTGTGACGAGAACATCGCCTAGATTGTCGAACCATGGGTCGCGTTGA
- the LOC104119219 gene encoding uncharacterized protein gives MASGSSGRPSNSSGSKGFDFGSDDILCSYEDFPRHDPSNGSHSDPSAANNSAKEFHKSRMTRSSMFPTSTYSPPEESSFNQDMICTVEKTMKKYADNLMRFLEGISSRLSQLELYCYNLDKSIGEMRADLVRDHGEADSKLKALEKHVQEVHRSVQILRDKQELAETQKELAKLQLAQKEPATPSNSQQNEDRNAQPVSDSKKSENSPDMHGQQLALALPHQVAPQGSITSRPTEQPQQPPPPPIPSQSMTQSQGYYLPPPQMSNPPAPTHLSQGQYLPSDSQYRTSQMQDMSRVPPQPAAPQGNQTPQIQSMPQYQQQWAQQVPQQVQQPQQQARPSSPAVYPSYQPSQPNPSPEAIHNSMPMQVSFSAIPQPAASRPEAMPYGYDRSGRLLQSQPPTQHLRPSFGAPGDGYAASGPHPSLSTGNAYLMYDSEGPRGHASQPPNFPQSGYPPSSFAPQNPQSTPSPNIMVRPPQLVRTHPYNELIEKMVSMGYRGDHVVNVIQRLEESGQTVDFNAVLDRLNGHSSGASQRGW, from the exons ATGGCATCTGGATCATCAGGTAGACCAAGTAATTCATCGGGCTCAAAGGGTTTTGATTTTGGGTCCGATGATATTCTCTGTTCCTATGAAGATTTCCCCCGTCACGATCCCTCTAATGGCTCCCACTCTGATCCTTCCGCTGCTAACAATTCTGCTAAG GAGTTCCACAAAAGCAGAATGACAAGATCATCAATGTTTCCCACTTCGACGTATAGTCCACCAGAAGAATCTTCCTTCAATCAAGACATGATATGTACTGTTGAAAAGACCATGAAAAAATATGCAGACAATCTCATGCGATTTctagaaggaatcagttcacgcTTGTCACAATTGGAATTATACTGTTACAATCTTGACAAGTCCATTGGTGAAATGCGTGCTGATTTAGTTCGGGATCATGGGGAGGCAGATTCAAAATTGAAGGCACTTGAGAAGCATGTTCAAGAG GTCCACAGGTCTGTACAGATTCTAAGAGATAAGCAAGAACTTGCTGAAACTCAGAAGGAGCTGGCTAAGCTTCAGCTTGCGCAGAAAGAACCAGCTACACCCAGCAATTCTCAGCAGAATGAAGACAGAAATGCTCAACCTGTGTCTGATTCCAAAAAAAGTGAGAACTCACCTGACATGCACGGGCAGCAACTCGCACTTGCTCTACCCCATCAAGTAGCACCCCAGGGTTCTATTACTAGCCGACCCACGGAGCAGCCACAACAGCCACCTCCACCACCAATTCCATCTCAAAGTATGACGCAGTCGCAAGGCTACTATTTACCCCCACCGCAGATGTCAAATCCACCAGCTCCAACTCACTTGTCCCAAGGTCAATATCTGCCCTCTGACTCCCAGTATCGAACTTCTCAAATGCAAGATATGTCTAGGGTACCACCACAGCCAGCAGCACCTCAGGGGAATCAGACTCCACAGATCCAGTCAATGCCCCAATATCAGCAGCAATGGGCGCAGCAGGTACCCCAGCAGGTTCAACAACCGCAACAGCAAGCTAGACCCTCATCGCCTGCTGTTTATCCCTCTTATCAACCCAGTCAACCTAATCCTTCTCCTGAGGCGATCCACAATAGCATGCCAATGCAAGTGTCATTTTCTGCAATCCCTCAACCAGCTGCGAGCCGTCCAGAGGCGATGCCCTACGGGTATGATAGGTCTGGCCGGCTGCTTCAGTCACAGCCCCCAACACAGCATCTCAGGCCTTCGTTCGGTGCTCCAGGAGATGGCTATGCAGCTAGTGGGCCTCACCCGTCCCTTTCTACAGGAAATGCATATTTGATGTACGACAGTGAAGGCCCAAGGGGACATGCATCACAACCACCTAATTTCCCACAAAGTGGTTATCCTCCCTCCAGCTTCGCTCCCCAGAACCCGCAGTCCACCCCCAGCCCCAATATTATGGTTCGTCCGCCGCAGTTGGTGCGTACTCATCCCTACAATGAATTAATTGAGAAAATGGTAAGCATGGGCTACAGGGGTGATCACGTGGTTAATGTGATTCAGAGGCTTGAGGAGAGTGGTCAAACGGTTGATTTCAATGCTGTGCTTGATAGGCTGAATGGACATTCTTCAGGCGCTTCTCAGAGAGGATGGTAG